In one window of Oryzias melastigma strain HK-1 linkage group LG5, ASM292280v2, whole genome shotgun sequence DNA:
- the LOC112144763 gene encoding sodium-dependent neutral amino acid transporter SLC6A17 — MPKNSKVTQREQSHEHVTESVADLLANEEPFDYKSSSLNVGAASEKRVPQIEAPENDGRPAWNSKLQYILAQVGFSVGLGNVWRFPYLCQKNGGGAYLVPYFILLIIIGIPLFFLELAVGQKIRRGSIGVWNYVCPRLGGIGMSSLMVCGFVGLYYNVIIGWSIFYFFQSFQYPLPWSDCPIRKNGTLAIVEPECEKSSATTYFWYRQTLNTTSTIAESGGLNVKMTLSLLVAWIIVCLAVIKGIASSGKVMYFSSLFPYLVLFCFLVRGLMLKGSVDGIAHMFTPKLEKMLEPQVWREAATQVFFALGLGFGGVIAFSSYNKIDNNCHFDAVLVSFINFFTSILATLVVFAVLGFKANIMNEKCVSENAEKILGFLNSNVLSHDLIPPHVNFSRLTTSEYAEIYGVIKTVKEDGFARLGLYPCLLEDELNKAVQGTGLAFIAFTEAMTHFPASPFWSVMFFFMLINLGLGSMIGTMTGITTPVLDAYKVQKELFTVCCCIVAFLCGLLFVQRSGNYFVTMFDDYSAGLPLTVVVILENISVSWVYGTKRFMQDLEDMLGFRPSIIYFYLWKYVSPLCLIVLISATVIEMVIIPPGYNAWVQELAQERFQSYPRWALVMCFALIAVAMLPLPVVFIARQFNLMSDGSNKLAVSYRKTMMKDMSNLEEQDEARSILRAKPGEAPPSTAARRPFLTPGGNKPLDPNSLSPNMCYGTGYQNAAISPTTPSTPPTPATPESDS, encoded by the exons ATGCCGAAAAACAGCAAGGTGACACAGCGCGAGCAGAGCCACGAGCACGTCACCGAGTCGGTGGCCGACCTGCTCGCAAATGAGGAGCCGTTCGACTACAAGAGCAGCTCCCTGAACGTGGGGGCGGCCTCAGAGAAGAGGGTCCCGCAGATCGAGGCGCCCGAGAACGATGGCCGGCCCGCCTGGAACAGCAAGCTGCAGTACATCCTGGCCCAGGTGGGCTTCTCCGTGGGGCTGGGGAACGTGTGGCGTTTCCCGTACCTGTGCCAAAAGAACGGCGGAG gGGCCTACTTGGTTCCATacttcatcctcctcatcatcatcggCATCCCGCTCTTCTTCTTGGAGCTGGCGGTGGGTCAGAAGATCCGGCGTGGGAGCATCGGCGTGTGGAACTATGTCTGTCCTCGTCTGGGAGGGATAGGAATGTCGAGTCTGATG GTGTGTGGATTTGTGGGTCTCTACTATAATGTGATCATCGGCTGGAGCATCTTCTACTTTTTCCAGTCCTTCCAGTACCCTCTACCATGGAGCGACTGTCCCATCAGGAAGAACGGGACTCTGGCCA TCGTAGAGCCGGAGTGTGAAAAAAGCTCGGCTACGACCTACTTCTGGTACCGCCAGACTCTGAACACCACCAGCACCATCGCAGAGAGCGGCGGGCTGAACGTGAAGATGACCCTGTCCCTGCTGGTGGCCTGGATTATCGTCTGCCTCGCCGTCATTAAAGGGATAGCCTCCTCTGGAAAG GTGATGTACTTCAGCTCCCTGTTCCCCTACCTGGTTCTGTTCTGCTTCCTGGTCAGAGGTCTGATGCTGAAAGGATCGGTCGATGGGATCGCTCACATGTTCACTCCAAAG CTGGAGAAGATGCTGGAGCCGCAGGTGTGGCGGGAAGCGGCCACGCAGGTCTTCTTCGCTCTGGGTCTGGGCTTCGGAGGAGTGATCGCCTTCTCCAGCTACAACAAGATCGACAACAACTGTCACTTTGACGCCGTGCTCGTCTCCTTCATCAACTTCTTCACCTCCATCCTCGCCACGCTGGTGGTGTTCGCCGTGCTGGGCTTCAAAGCCAACATCATGAACGAGAAGTGCGTCTCGGA gaACGCAGAAAAGATTCTGGGATTCCTGAACTCGAATGTGCTGAGTCACGATCTCATTCCTCCACACGTCAACTTCTCCCGTCTGACCACGTCCGAGTACGCCGAGATCTACGGGGTCATCAAGACGGTCAAAGAGGACGGCTTTGCCAGGCTGGGTCTATATCCTTGTCTGCTGGAGGACGAGCTGAACAAG GCGGTCCAGGGCACCGGCTTGGCCTTCATCGCCTTCACAGAGGCCATGACGCACTTCCCAGCTTCTCCTTTCTGGTCTGTCATGTTCTTCTTCATGCTCATCAACCTCGGTCTGGGGAGCATGATCGGCACCATGACTGGAATCACAACACCCGTCCTCGACGCCTACAAAGTCCAGAAGGAGCTTTTCACAG TGTGCTGCTGCATCGTGGCGTTTCTCTGTGGCCTGCTGTTCGTTCAGCGCTCAGGAAACTACTTTGTCACCATGTTTGACGACTACTCCGCCGGGCTGCCTCTCACTGTGGTGGTCATCCTGGAGAACATCTCCGTCTCCTGGGTTTACGGCACTAAGAG aTTCATGCAAGACCTGGAGGACATGTTGGGATTCCGTCCGTCTATAATCTACTTCTACCTGTGGAAGTACGTCTCCCCCCTGTGTCTCATTGTTCTCATCTCAGCCACGGTCATCGAGATGGTCATCATCCCGCCCGGATACAACGCCTGGGTTCAAGAACTG GCGCAGGAGCGGTTCCAGAGCTACCCCCGCTGGGCTCTGGTCATGTGCTTCGCTCTCATCGCCGTGGCGATGCTTCCCCTCCCCGTCGTCTTCATCGCACGCCAGTTCAACCTGATGTCGGACGGCTCCAACAAGCTGGCCGTCTCCTACCGTAAAAccatgatgaaggacatgtCCAACCTGGAGGAGCAAGACGAGGCCAGATCCATCCTTAGGGCCAAACCCGGCGAGGCCCCGCCCTCCACTGCGGCGCGCAGACCGTTCCTCACGCCGGGGGGCAACAAACCTCTGGATCCCAACTCTCTGTCTCCAAACATGTGTTACGGCACGGGCTACCAGAATGCCGCCATCAGCCCCACCACGCCATCGACTCCGCCCACGCCCGCTACGCCGGAGTCAGACTCTTGA
- the LOC112145279 gene encoding RNA-binding protein 15-like: protein MRGKEHSPLRKRSRAADDGQGGSYPSGKRSGASTGSSGSSQSGSSSRRSLHNDKRDMRDLDRENSSSRTGSYDFGAASGTKPHGGSVADSSRPGPRTDLRPPSNPGSEYKTLKISGLGSELNSEEIEDGLFHEFKKFGDVSVKISCENDERVAFVNFRRPDDARAAKHARGKLVLYDRPLKIETVYLSKRRSRSPISKETFSSGHRHLHSQRALSPTGPGYRDFRLQQLALGRLPPPPPHLRDLDRDREFPLYEARNRPTYIPECAVFREDELVSPEDDQRANRTLFLGNLDVSVTESDLRRAFDRFGAITEVDIKRPVRGQTNTYGFIKFENLDMAHRAKVAMSGKILGHSPVKIGYGKPTPTTRLWVGGLGPWVPLTALAKEFDRFGTIRTIDYRKGEAWAYIQYESLDAAQAACSHMRGFPLGGPDRRLRVDFADTEHRYQQPPQQPPPPPFMQLPLPLPHYDVEPFSHRLMDPVRMRERSPPPPARFRDPYSSAEWPAVGAHDRIRTLDPVVERRPREKWSIEREMNRKRRHLDDGWQHERSPNNGDYSARRHGGSLERSPDGGDAEGLPRSGQPSPVKKKQNSRDGVPPEKKRRTRSPAEPASASEKNSKSKADSSKSSKKEHPSTNSSSPAKQTNPDGQKLSQAWEGVLLLKNSSFPTSLHLLEGDMKLASSLLVDGAAGGKVSQLKISQRLRLDQPKLDEVSRRIKAASSGGYSILLAVPGKSADGDGNSTERPLKNLVSYLKQKEAAGIISLPVSGGGRDHAGVLHAFPPCPFSQQFLDASAKAFAKSEDDYMVMVIIKGAS from the coding sequence ATGAGAGGGAAGGAACATTCGCCGCTCAGAAAGCGCTCCCGTGCTGCAGACGACGGCCAAGGAGGAAGCTATCCTAGCGGCAAGAGGAGCGGAGCCTCCACGGGCAGCAGCGGCTCCTCGCAGAGCGGCTCGTCTTCCCGGAGAAGTTTACACAATGACAAGAGGGACATGAGGGACCTGGACCGAGAGAATTCATCCAGTCGAACCGGCAGCTATGACTTTGGAGCCGCTTCGGGGACCAAGCCGCACGGCGGCTCGGTGGCGGACTCATCCAGGCCCGGTCCCCGCACCGACCTGCGGCCTCCGTCCAACCCAGGAAGTGAGTACAAAACGCTCAAAATCAGCGGACTCGGCTCCGAGCTGAACAGCGAGGAGATAGAAGACGGACTTTTTCACGAGTTCAAGAAGTTCGGAGACGTGAGTGTGAAAATAAGCTGCGAGAATGACGAGAGAGTGGCGTTCGTGAACTTCCGGAGACCCGACGACGCCAGAGCGGCGAAGCACGCCCGGGGGAAGCTGGTGCTGTACGACCGTCCGCTGAAAATCGAGACGGTGTACCTGAGCAAACGCAGAAGCCGCTCCCCCATCTCCAAAGAGACTTTCTCCTCCGGACACAGACACCTGCACTCACAGAGGGCTCTGTCCCCCACGGGGCCCGGGTACAGGGACTTCCGGCTGCAGCAGCTGGCTCTGGGCCGCCTGCCTCCGCCGCCGCCTCACCTCAGAGACCTGGACCGGGACCGAGAGTTCCCGCTGTACGAGGCCAGGAACAGACCCACATACATCCCAGAGTGTGCAGTGTTCCGTGAGGACGAGCTGGTCAGCCCGGAGGATGACCAGAGGGCGAACAGGACGTTGTTTCTGGGGAATTTGGACGTTTCGGTGACGGAGAGCGACCTGAGGCGGGCCTTTGACAGGTTCGGCGCGATCACAGAGGTGGACATTAAGCGACCGGTGAGAGGACAGACCAACACCTATGGGTTCATCAAATTCGAGAACCTGGACATGGCTCACCGGGCCAAAGTGGCCATGTCGGGGAAAATTCTGGGTCACAGCCCGGTTAAAATCGGATACGGGAAGCCTACGCCCACGACCCGGCTGTGGGTGGGGGGCCTCGGACCCTGGGTTCCGCTCACTGCGCTGGCCAAAGAGTTCGACCGCTTTGGCACCATCAGGACTATAGACTACAGAAAGGGGGAGGCGTGGGCTTACATCCAGTACGAAAGCCTGGACGCGGCGCAGGCGGCGTGCTCTCACATGAGGGGGTTTCCCCTCGGGGGGCCCGACCGGAGACTCAGAGTGGACTTTGCAGACACAGAGCATCGCTACCAGCAGCCGCCGCAGCAACCGCCGCCGCCACCGTTCATGCAGCTTCCTCTCCCTCTGCCACATTACGACGTGGAGCCTTTCTCTCACCGCCTCATGGATCCGGTGAGGATGAGGGAGCGCTCTCCTCCGCCTCCCGCTCGCTTTCGGGATCCCTATTCCTCTGCCGAGTGGCCTGCCGTCGGGGCCCACGACCGGATCCGAACCTTGGATCCGGTTGTTGAGCGGCGCCCCAGAGAGAAGTGGTCGATCGAGCGGGAAATGAACCGCAAAAGGAGACATTTGGACGATGGCTGGCAGCACGAGCGCTCGCCGAACAACGGCGACTACAGCGCACGCCGCCACGGCGGCTCTTTAGAGCGCAGCCCTGATGGAGGCGACGCCGAAGGCCTGCCCCGCTCCGGCCAACCCTCTCCGGTCAAAAAGAAGCAGAACAGCCGCGACGGGGTTCCTCCCGAAAAGAAAAGGAGGACACGCAGCCCCGCTGAGCCGGCGTCCGCCTCTGAGAAGAACAGTAAGAGCAAAGCGGACTCCTCTAAGAGCTCAAAGAAAGAACATCCATCCACAAACTCCTCCTCTCCGGCCAAGCAGACAAACCCTGACGGACAGAAGCTGAGCCAGGCCTGGGAGGGGGTCCTGCTTctcaaaaacagcagctttccCACCTCCCTGCACCTCCTGGAGGGAGACATGAAGCTGGCGTCCAGCCTGCTGGTGGACGGCGCCGCCGGAGGCAAAGTTTCCCAGCTGAAGATCAGCCAGCGGCTGCGCCTGGACCAGCCCAAGCTGGACGAGGTCTCCCGCCGCATCAAGGCGGCCAGCTCCGGCGGATACTCCATCCTGCTGGCCGTGCCGGGGAAGTCCGCAGACGGCGACGGAAACTCCACGGAGCGGCCGCTCAAAAACCTCGTCTCCTACCTGAAGCAAAAGGAAGCGGCGGGCATCATCAGCCTTCCCGTGAGCGGCGGCGGCCGCGACCACGCGGGAGTCCTGCACGCCTTCCCGCCGTGCCCGTTCTCCCAGCAGTTCTTGGATGCGTCCGCCAAAGCCTTTGCCAAATCGGAAGATGATTACATGGTGATGGTCATAATCAAAGGAGCGTCGTAG